The following is a genomic window from Phaseolus vulgaris cultivar G19833 chromosome 6, P. vulgaris v2.0, whole genome shotgun sequence.
ctcaccatgttgtccattgccagatgatggcacaagaagtcgggatcaatcccgggcatgtccgaagcggaccatgcaaacgcgtccagatgccgctcaatcaccttggcgatctggtcctggagatcgacctccagagatcttcccagcttgaagacctttcctccgatctccttttcgagccactgctcgacaggtttgggcctggattctctggcgatcaccgccctggcgatttcCTGCTCCCTCACTTCTtcagggcgattccgctcctcttcctcctccaggccagcattcctctcgcctagctcagcgtccaccatctctacatctcttccggcggcctcctctgttgccgttggtctgggcttcacaccgggaggtggggtggttgttacataactcactgatcttttgtttttcaggctattctcatagcaccttttcgcttctttctgatcagacttaatcgtgatcaccaccccttccatggacggcagctttaccttcatgtgccgagtcgacggaatggcgcctatcctattaagcgtgggccttcccaacaggatgttatacgctgaaggtgcgtttacgatgaggtacttgattttctccgttctcgaaccagcctcatctgtaaacgtagttctcagctcaatgtaccccctgacctccacctggtcaccggcgaacccatataggcaccctccatagggccttagctggtcaaggggcaactccagctgcgtgaaagtcggccagaacatcacgtctgccgagcttccttggtccaccagaactctgtggaccttcctccccgccgtaaccaacgaaatgactatgggatcgttgtcatgaggcacaacgtcccgaagatcctgcttggtgaacgtaatgtccacttccggcgagtgatcttcaaacatatccaccgtcattaccgatcgcgcgtacttctttctctgcgatgcggtgcatccaccacctgagaagccccctgcaatggtgtggatctccccgtggataggcatctcgtgttgctgggcttctccacctgctggctgggaactcgacgctccccccgtcctcctgtccagcagatagtcatttaggaacccgctcttaaccagatcgtcgagctgatatcccaaagacaaacacgagtccaaagtgtggccaaaacactggtggaactcacaccaggcatccggctttgaccccagcaccttgtcgcccaccttctcaggcgctttcaacctagcagatatgttaggaatggcgatcagatccgccagtcccatgacaaacttgtgcttaggcgggcgattgtattcccggcgtgctggttgcgggcgCGCTTGGCTCCTACCCTTtttcctcctatcgtaaggatggcgagtcctctggtccttcctggccgccgctgctgtctccagcaccctctgcggctggatcttggtctgggcgcgtggcctggcgggagccacgcttcctctcttctcggcgacttcattcTCGTCAGCGAtatgagccaccgcaagtcgcctgacttcagcaaacgtcgcagggtgagccctgatcaaggcctcgcagaatggtcctggctgcacacccttcttgaaggcataaaccagcatttcttcatccttggccgacgatctgaccatctgcgctccaaagcgattcaggtactctctgagggactctccctggtactaccttatatcaaacagatcataagacaccctgggcggtgccttattcacgatgtactgctcgacaaaaatcttcgagaactgttggaaattggttacgtggccgttaggcaggctcacgaaccactctaacgccgttccctggagcgtactcacgaacatcttgcagtagacggcgtctgaccctcctgacagcatcaactgcgtatggaacgtggtgagatgagcctcaggatcctccacgccggtgaaaacagccttaaccggaaccatgCTCGCGGGAATGggcgtgtccgtgatcgcctgaataaaaggcatgggaaaaacacgaggtggcgacgatggCGCAACCACTTCCGGGgcagaacgcccttgctgctcctgaagaacttgacgcagctcctcagtcatcttgctgagctcttcgttcctggcgcgagaggcgaccaggtcctcatgcattctcgcctgctctacgcgtgaggcttccacagttgcctgcaacgagcgcatcatctctgccatctgcgccatggtcatggcagcggcgccttcagcagcgacaggtgccacgggcgcaaccggacttgagcgattgcttctcatttttctcatgaacttcagcgaatcacaggaatgccgcgaacaacacttcaaccacgatcgaatcagcgatcaaacGGAGAAAACAGTGcaaaactgcgcaagaaaactcaagaacaccgtaagccttcaaagaaaaccacaacttcaccaaaaaccCTTCGAACAACCGATCGAGCGAAGgaactcaaactccaccgaacaaatcaagcgcaaacagcaggaaacctcactccaccgatcgaaaagccaacgaacggtacaaaacgcgaattcaccgaacgaaactcagacAAAccgcgaacgatggttgcaccagcacacaaccatgCAGAAAACTTCgtaaacttccaagaactcgcgctgtggatgggagcaagttttacacggccccacggtgggcgcctgatgatcctgcctgttgaccggaacgctggaaactgcctcgtcaaaggatcgacgtgcgcaccgcttctcacctccgttcctcttcgggatctacctcaagaacctgcaaagaaacagtacggcgccgctgcggccgatcgcactccaacgctcaagtcagtgacggtatcaccaaatactaagagaacaagaaccgtgcaaatcctctctcacagtcaactctaactcgcaagcgtaaagtgtatgaactgaacgtgcgtacctcagacagttcgttaagagctcttatatacctggtagctttctctctcctggcagttacagacttggacacgtggctcgcatccaaccgtacacgtgccatcatctggaggctccctgacttggcgctgcttctactctcattttggctaagttacttatgcatggtactgcccagtgcatagctaacttgggagtgcgatctctactggaactggcgagttaggggccttcatactccttccctgtggtctcgccggccgccttcataatctgcttcttcttcatctttggcgatgtgcttgatctggcgatctccgatgactaggtcgcctgaatctacatctggcgacttcatctttaacctagtgatcgccgattctggtaagctggaaatcggaacacgccaatacaacaactggcgactacacgagccccccgacttccttcccttctgccaacctggcgccttgtcaacacgcctatactatagcgggatgccacgtcatcatacccgaccaccagggcggtacagaacTCATACCTTAAGACtcttgaggacaccttaaataCTATTTTTGAACCTATCCTAGATGATATAACTATGGCcttgagaaaataaaaaagacctTGTGCTaaatatcctatatcccaaATTGTGTCTACCAAAAAACTTTCGATGCAACATCAAAGTTTTCTTCCAGCTATTGATTATATCATAATCCCTACATCAATACAAAAAGCCTTAAAAAGTGATAATTgattcgagccatgaatgaagaaatgggTGCATTAGAAAGGAATAAGACATGGGAGATTGTAAAGAGACCAAATGATCGATAAAAAGAcagtgggttgtaggtggatatacATAGTTAAGTATCGGTCTAATGGCACACTGGATTGGTATAAGGCAATGTTagttgcaaaagggtacaccCAAACCTATCAGATTGATTACAAGAAGACTTTTCCTCTAGTGGTCAAAATGATTACAGTCAGGATTATTCTTTTCTTGGTAGTGCACTTTGGTTGGGAGAtacatcaatttgatgttaaaaatgccttATTGCGTGGAATCTTGGAGGAAGAAGTGTACATGGAGATTGCACCTGGTTATGGTGTCACTTATGAAGGAATAAGGTGTGTAGACTTAAAAAGGCtctatatggtcttaaacaatcacctcgaTCCTAGTTTGAAAGGTTTACTAAAGCTATGATATCGTTGGGGTACGGGcaaagccaaggtgaccatacacagtttataaaatatttttaggatggtaaactcactctaaTTTTTGTCTAttagatgatatgattattgCATGTgttgatgagattgaaaaacaaacttTGAGGGAGTGTCTGGCTGcttgggaagctgaagtacttTCTTGGGATAGATATTGCTTACTCCAGACAAGACATCTttgttttttaaagaaaatacatccttgatctcCTTAAAGAGACTACTATGTTGGGTTGTAAGACCactggagtgccaatagagcaaaatcataggatttGGAATGATGAGGAAAGGCCAAAGGTGGAGAAGtcacaatatcaaagactttGGGAAAGCTCATATATCTATCACACACTAGGCCGGACATAGCCTATGAATTAAGTGTGGTTAGACAATtcatgcatgatccaagagaaagacacttaCAGGtagtaaatataattatttagtaCTTAAAAACCTCTCCAGGGAAAGGATTGCTATTTAAAAAATGGGAAAACTTATTcatgaaagtatatactgatgGTGATTATGTACGATCAATTGTTGATAGGAGAACCACCACAGGCTATTCCAtattcttgggtggaaatctggtgacatggaggagcaagaaacaaaatgtagttgcaagatcaagtgtGGAGGAagaatttagagccatggctAAAGGAATTTGTGAACTATTATCGATGAAGATCATACTCAATGACCTCAAAgtaaaatatgaagctcctatgggACTGGTGTGTGATAAGAAGTCTGTCATCATTATTGCACACAATCCAGTTCAACATGATAGAACAAAGAACGTAGAGATAGACTGACATTTTATTAAGGAGAACTGGATAATGGTCTTATAGTCACCGAGTACATCCCTTCAAAACTAAATTTGGCAGATATGTTCACAATTGGTAGATCCCTTcaaagatcttacttgcaagctaagaatgatagatatacatgCACCAACTTGAAGAGGAGTGTTGCGTAATTAGGAGATAACTATTCCATAATTAGTGTAGATTATGTTTAGTATTTATTAAGACAAATTTGATATCTTTTGGCGATTTGATttgtataactttaattacctattatttattttcttaattaggttgtaaatacTCTATAAATttagactgtaatcacatttatAAATGCATTCAGAAATACATTCAATCGTTTTCTTTCAACTCTAGCTCTCTTAAATTTGCTACTTTGAAACAATGaaataactataaaaatatGTGGAATCTTGTTGAAAGTCCAAGGAAGCCAAAACAAATCAATGCTAAAATCATTCACcttaagcaagaaaataaaaaataatgaaaagaaatctAGTTTATTTGAAGGAGCATCAACTCAAGGAGACTTGACAAGAACACCGAGAATTAGAAGATGATGATAAAAATACAATGAAGATGACGAGGATAACAATGATGGAGAGGAAACTGGTGATGATCACAATAATCATAATCATGAAGAAACCTTTCAAGGAGGAGTGTTAGAATTTGAGAAGTTTCTTTCTATATGATGTTCTGATGATGGTTTTTTGTTGTCATTTATTctctttttaaattaaaatattacatatgAGAAGATAAATGGTAGTTTAGAACGTCCACGAAAGAATGTCTTATAGGATTGAGTGAATTTTTTGAGATTTGGAATCATAATCATATGATAATATACAATACCTTCTCTTATCAAATACTCTCGCCAGTATTCAATTAAAACTTCTGCATTTACTCTAATCTAATAATATCCTCCACCACTGTTAACACTTTAATACAAAGAGACAGTACCATCCTCCCCATGCCTCTCACTAGATTCAATTTGGATCAATCATTTCTTTAACTAAGACTTTTCTTTAAACCCtctattaaattatatgtagaAATGGTCATGGCTTACGATCCCTTGTTGGAAGTTTCTTCATATATATCACTTCTCGCTTGGAAAGTAAAAGGTCAATGACTATTTCAACTTTGTATAGAGCACATAGTTGAacattgtaaatattttatctttttttgcAGATAAAGCTTTGCAGAGTTCAATTCTAGTTTTATTCGATCAATTATACAAGTTTTAAGTTTTAAGATTTCACTCCAcagacaaaaaaagaaaatacatacCTGGTTTAAGTAACTACTTTTGAAATAAGAGATCCGTGTATAGTTGTGTAGCttaattaagaaaaacagaAGAACGAACGGCCATTGGAGAATGTATAGTTAGAAACAGTATAACTTAGATCAATATCTATGAAATAATTGCTGCACCAAATTTCCTGATACATATCAACTAAACTTGATTCATATTTTTAACAATGTTTTGTAAAAACATTCTCATCATTGTAACATCATTTTACTTTCAAATTACaaactaaaatagaaaaaatttaaaatggaaGTTCCTTCTGTACAAAGTTGCCTCAGTTAATCTATGATCTAGCTCAGTCTCCCTAAGGTCCAGCCTGCTAGAGTGATTTACAAACTTGTCTCATCTAACATTATCTTCTATTTGCTTCCTCTAAGATTATCTATCTCAGGTTCTCCATGAAAATGCTTTACAACTGATTGAAGTGAGAGATGATATTTAGGAACTCATCCTCCTGGCATGGAATTGTGAGAGCACCCTTTGGATGATCATATCCAAATTCTTCTTCTGCTTTACTAAGCAATTCTTGAAATGAAGGCTGGTTCAAGTATGATACTGGAATCACACACCGCCTCATTTCATCTCCAACATAAACTGCAATATAGCCCTTTGGTACTTCACCCCCCTTGGAGGCCACTTGGATTGTAGAAACTGATGCTCGTCTAAGAATACCTTTTATGCGGAAACCCATTGTTTTATCTTTCTTCACTCCACAAAGAATATATTGATGTTAGAGGATTTGTGTATGAAAGAAATTTTTAACTTGTATTACTTGAGGAATGCAATCAGTTGTGGTGCTTGAAACCCAAACTATTACTGCATATATAGTTTCCAAATGCCCTCTGCTAACTCATAAACCTCAATTATTGATCTTTTGATTGTCTACAATGGATTCAACCAAGAGACAAGATCACAAGGTGTTGTCTTAGATATCTCCTTCAAGGACTTGGCAATTCAATGGGACTACTTACCCCGCCTTTTTAGATTCTAGCCAACAGATTTACCCccttcaaattaaaattgaaagcAATGCTTATTCATGAGTTATGATTCTACAGCTATTTCAATGATCGACATGCTTTAGACATCTCACATGCATCGCCATGTGTAGACTAAATTGAATTGGAGGTTAGAAGAGAAGCAATATTGAACGCATCTTCACGGTGCCCTATGAACCACACTCTTTCTGTGTCTGGCAAATTTGAGAACAACCATTTCAACTTCCATAAATGAAATTCCTCTCGTCAAATAAGTGTCAATATCATGGCgcattagattttttttttcacacatATACTTCTAAGAGTCCTATGGACATTACCACATGCCCTTGTCTAGCAGTTGGCCCATGACTATTATCTCATAATCTTTCACCAATAATTCAAGTACCCTTCTTACATAAGctttatctatatatatattcaccGTTGCAAGCATTTTAGAACCAACACAAATCATTCACATCCTGAAGCAACAAAATTCATAAGCCTCAGCTCTCAAGCTCTATTCATACCATTTTGTTATCAAGTCTGAGCAAATCTACAACACAACAATGGGCTTTCGTTTACCTAGTATCAGAAGGGCATCGATCGCAGCAAACCAAGCATCTTCTAAGGGTATGGAGGTGCCAAAGGGTTATCTTGCAGTGTACGTTGGAGAGAAAATGAAGCGATTTGTGATCCTCATATCATACATTGAGCCAACCTTCATTCCAGGACATGTTGAGTGAAGCAGAGGAAGAGTTTGGATATGATCATCCCATGGGTGGTCTTACGATTCCTTGCAGTGAAGATGTCTTCCGAAGCACAACTTCACACTTGAATAGGCATTAAGTTTTGTACTATAGAAGTCTGACACATAATTGAAGAGCCATTTTGTCATAGGCATCTTCTCAATTTGTTAACATAACTCCTTTTTGAGTAATAGGAAACACACTAAGAATAACATGtttgcttttttttatttgtttaatgaCAACGAGTTCAACTACTCAAGAGGCCCCTCTATGTTTTCTGTGTTTTACATTGCAAATATTCACTTCACCTAGTATAAGAAGGGTTTCTTTCTGTGAAACAAAAGCAAAACGTGGCTCTCCAATGAATTTCAAGGCATATATAGAAAACATGGTTCCTAGCATGGGAAGAATTGTTAGCATTAAATTCAAAGTCGTCAtcagttttttttagaaatttgaatAGTCAATAATTATTAGCTTTAATCATAGTTTTTGAATGTTATTTATATTGTGATTTTACATGTAATTTTTAGTATAGCTTTCATGAGAGAGAATGTAGAATTTGAAAAGTTTATTGTAAGACTATTTACAGAGACtgtatttttatatgaaaactagcagtgaaaaataaaagttatattctTTATTTACAAATTGGTATTAGAGCTATGACCAGTATAACCAATAATATGTCTCTTCCTCAATTAACAAAGATGGTCAATTATGACAATTGGAGCATCCAAATGAAAGCCCTTATGGGATCTCAAGATTTTTGGGAGGTAGTTCAACAAGGTTTTGAAGAACCAGAAAATACTATTGGTTACTGAGTGACCCAAAACAAAGTGTTGAAAGAGACACGATCGAAAGATAAGGCAGCTTTGTACATGTTGTATAGAGCCGTTGATGAGGCAATCTTTGAGAAGATTGTTGGTGCATCCACTTCAAAGGAAGCATGGAACATCTTGGAAAAGGTGTTCAAGGGTGCAGTCCGAGTTAAAGAAATGCGTCTTCAAACTCTACGAGGTGAGTTGGAGGCCATGAAGATGAAGGATTCGGAAGATGTATCTAATTACATCACTCTGTGCAAACAATAGCCAATCAACTAAAACGCAATGTAGAGACTCTCATGTATGCAAGGGTCGTGTAGAAAATTCTTCTGTCATTAACCGATGACTTTGAAAATGTTGTATATGCAATCAAGGAGTCaagaaatttggaagagatgaCCATTGATGATCTTGCGGGTTCACTTGA
Proteins encoded in this region:
- the LOC137833295 gene encoding uncharacterized protein, yielding MLVAKGYTQTYQIDYKKTFPLVVKMITVRIILFLVVHFGWEIHQFDVKNALLRGILEEEVYMEIAPGYGVTYEGIRRTTTGYSIFLGGNLVTWRSKKQNVVARSSVEEEFRAMAKGICELLSMKIILNDLKVKYEAPMGLVCDKKSVIIIAHNPVQHDRTKNVEID